One genomic segment of uncultured Desulfobacter sp. includes these proteins:
- a CDS encoding tyrosine-type recombinase/integrase — translation MEKGQNFNHPKKGSRIEVEPIRKKKDIKSILQLLSGKPRDLLLFTMGVNNGIRAGDLLNIKVGDVRYLKPGQVHQIIESKTKKKNVVVINKSVRKALDNYLSQGEHKEDGHYLFRSRKGENSPLSVQSVHGLIKKWTQAINLKGNYGTHTLRKTWGYQQRVKYGVGFDVIAKRYNHSDPKTTMLYLGIEDKEVHSVLMNEIG, via the coding sequence GTGGAACCGATCCGGAAGAAAAAAGATATAAAGTCTATTTTGCAACTGCTATCCGGAAAACCCAGGGATTTGTTGCTTTTCACTATGGGGGTGAATAACGGTATCCGGGCCGGGGACCTTCTCAATATCAAGGTTGGAGATGTCCGGTACTTGAAACCCGGTCAGGTTCATCAAATCATTGAATCTAAGACTAAGAAAAAGAATGTTGTGGTGATAAACAAGTCCGTCCGGAAGGCTCTGGACAATTATTTGTCCCAGGGTGAACATAAAGAAGATGGCCATTACCTGTTCCGGAGCAGAAAGGGAGAGAATTCACCTTTGTCTGTCCAATCCGTTCATGGCTTGATAAAAAAATGGACACAGGCCATAAACCTCAAAGGCAATTACGGTACCCACACTTTAAGAAAAACCTGGGGATATCAACAACGGGTCAAATATGGTGTTGGATTCGATGTGATTGCCAAACGGTATAACCACTCTGACCCCAAAACCACCATGTTGTATTTGGGAATTGAAGATAAAGAAGTTCACAGCGTTCTAATGAACGAAATCGGCTAA
- a CDS encoding AbrB/MazE/SpoVT family DNA-binding domain-containing protein, with amino-acid sequence MPKVSAKRQITLPVSQCQALGIEPGDEVESFVAYGQLTIVKKKQGAARGILKHVQGNPSMTDEESMESSLQ; translated from the coding sequence ATGCCAAAGGTCAGTGCAAAAAGACAAATCACTTTGCCCGTAAGTCAGTGTCAAGCTCTGGGGATCGAACCAGGGGATGAAGTGGAAAGCTTTGTAGCTTATGGTCAGCTAACCATTGTAAAAAAGAAGCAGGGAGCCGCAAGAGGTATCTTAAAGCACGTCCAAGGGAATCCTTCTATGACTGATGAGGAGTCTATGGAGAGTTCCCTGCAATGA
- a CDS encoding type II toxin-antitoxin system VapC family toxin produces MIAIDTNVLLRYLLEDDAEQFKKAVKLISGQQKILVTDVVLVETIWTLSGKKYQLKKPELVTVLQSLFQEPNIRFEDGQAVWLALTDYRNAKPVKGKEADFADALIVNKSKRVANKENQHFHGSFTFDLAAQTLPGAKAPK; encoded by the coding sequence ATGATTGCAATCGACACCAACGTTTTGTTGCGATACCTGCTTGAAGATGATGCCGAGCAGTTTAAAAAAGCTGTCAAGTTAATTTCAGGTCAGCAGAAGATTTTAGTTACAGATGTCGTGCTGGTTGAAACGATCTGGACACTGAGTGGTAAAAAGTACCAGTTAAAGAAGCCTGAACTGGTGACAGTTCTTCAGTCGTTGTTCCAGGAACCGAATATAAGATTTGAAGATGGTCAAGCTGTGTGGCTGGCGCTTACCGATTATCGAAATGCAAAACCGGTGAAGGGTAAAGAAGCTGATTTTGCGGATGCCCTGATCGTCAACAAATCTAAGCGAGTCGCCAACAAAGAAAATCAACATTTTCATGGATCTTTCACTTTTGATCTTGCAGCACAAACTTTACCGGGGGCCAAGGCTCCAAAATAG
- a CDS encoding tyrosine-type recombinase/integrase, giving the protein MGYLESDRGNSPSTRNARLAAIKSFMRFIEFRVPSLLAHTREILAIPTKKTDQTLVHYLSLSEVQAILNVPDTRTRYGIRDRAMLHLCFAAGLRVSELISTPVTAISLQSTPTIHIMGKGRRQRALPLWKQTAADVRAWLAVRGDISVPELFFNAQGRAMTRMGFVYLLDKSVRQAMETCTSLVGKKSLASYT; this is encoded by the coding sequence TTGGGCTATCTGGAGTCCGATCGGGGCAACAGCCCAAGCACACGCAATGCTCGTCTGGCAGCGATTAAGTCGTTCATGCGCTTCATTGAATTCCGTGTTCCATCGCTGTTGGCACATACTCGAGAGATTTTAGCCATTCCGACTAAGAAAACCGATCAGACGTTGGTTCACTACCTCTCTCTATCAGAGGTCCAGGCAATCTTGAATGTACCGGATACCCGAACTCGTTATGGTATTCGTGATCGGGCAATGTTGCATCTTTGTTTTGCGGCAGGATTACGGGTATCAGAACTGATCAGTACGCCGGTAACTGCTATCAGCTTGCAGTCTACACCGACTATCCATATTATGGGAAAAGGCCGGCGACAGCGAGCGCTTCCGCTTTGGAAACAAACCGCCGCAGATGTACGAGCATGGTTGGCTGTACGTGGTGATATTTCTGTGCCGGAACTGTTCTTCAATGCTCAAGGTCGAGCCATGACACGTATGGGCTTTGTTTACTTGCTGGATAAATCTGTACGTCAGGCTATGGAAACCTGCACATCGTTAGTTGGCAAAAAAAGTCTCGCCTCATACACTTAG
- a CDS encoding tyrosine-type recombinase/integrase translates to MTPIASHISVFLRERLPLQRGASIHTCNSYAYSFQLLFEYASRHFGVPPSKLYLEQIDARLVMEFLGYLESDRGNSPSTRNARLAAIKSFMRFIEFRVPSLLAHTREILAIPTKKTDQTLVHYLSLSEVQAILNVPDTRTRYGIRDRAMLHLCFAAGLRVSELISTPVTAISLQSTPTIHIMGKGRRQRALPLWKQTAADVRAWLAVRGDISVPELFCNAQGRAMTRMGFVYLLDKSVRQAMETCTSLVGKKVSPHTLRHSCAMMIYQATGDLRQVALWLGHANMQTAEIYLRADPTEKLSAIETVIPPSLRRGQFTVPDRLIESLRG, encoded by the coding sequence ATGACACCAATTGCATCACACATTAGTGTGTTTTTACGCGAACGGTTACCACTTCAACGTGGCGCGAGTATCCACACCTGCAATAGCTACGCTTATAGTTTCCAGTTATTGTTTGAATATGCTAGTCGACATTTTGGGGTCCCCCCCTCCAAACTATATTTGGAGCAGATTGATGCACGGCTTGTGATGGAATTCTTGGGCTATCTGGAGTCCGATCGGGGCAACAGCCCAAGCACACGCAATGCTCGTCTGGCAGCGATTAAGTCGTTCATGCGCTTCATTGAATTCCGTGTTCCATCGCTGTTGGCACATACTCGAGAGATTTTAGCCATTCCGACTAAGAAAACCGATCAGACGTTGGTTCACTACCTCTCTCTATCAGAGGTCCAGGCAATCTTGAATGTACCGGATACCCGAACTCGTTATGGTATTCGTGATCGGGCAATGTTGCATCTTTGTTTTGCGGCAGGATTACGGGTATCAGAACTGATCAGTACGCCGGTAACTGCTATCAGCTTGCAGTCTACACCGACTATCCATATTATGGGAAAAGGCCGGCGACAGCGAGCGCTTCCGCTTTGGAAACAAACCGCCGCAGATGTGCGAGCATGGTTGGCTGTACGTGGTGATATTTCTGTGCCGGAACTATTCTGCAATGCTCAAGGTCGAGCCATGACACGTATGGGCTTTGTCTACTTGCTGGATAAATCTGTACGTCAGGCTATGGAAACCTGCACATCGTTAGTTGGCAAAAAAGTCTCGCCTCATACACTGCGCCATAGCTGTGCGATGATGATCTATCAGGCAACCGGAGATCTGCGTCAAGTCGCTTTGTGGCTTGGGCATGCGAATATGCAAACAGCAGAAATCTATTTGCGGGCAGATCCAACTGAAAAGCTATCAGCTATTGAAACTGTAATACCGCCATCACTTCGCAGGGGTCAATTCACAGTGCCAGACCGATTAATTGAATCCTTACGAGGTTGA
- a CDS encoding tyrosine-type recombinase/integrase, whose product MLMTSVDRYLSIRRLVGFQLKAVEFYLRDFAGFASARGETHVVSKTAIDWASKGTSEAQRHNRLSIVIRFAYFVRAEDPRHQIPPEYLFCNQRQRPTPYIFSDQEIQHLIASAQKLGPSGTLRPYTYSILFGLLATTGMRVSEARSLKINDVTVDGLVIRESKFKKSRLIPLHETTWLALNDYLTRRFQVSCHDPHLFISRRGSKLSHTIVSETFRKVMQSAGIHGKPGHRQPRLMDLRHSFAVKSLLMCTGTRDHISRHILALSTYMGHAKVHSTFWYLESTPELMVDIAHKCERFIYGGAS is encoded by the coding sequence ATGTTAATGACATCTGTCGATAGATATCTATCAATACGGCGTTTAGTCGGTTTTCAACTCAAGGCTGTCGAATTCTATTTGCGCGATTTTGCAGGCTTTGCTTCCGCACGTGGAGAGACTCATGTGGTTTCGAAAACAGCGATTGACTGGGCAAGCAAAGGTACCTCAGAGGCACAGCGTCATAACCGGTTATCTATAGTGATTCGTTTTGCTTATTTTGTACGCGCTGAAGATCCTCGACATCAGATCCCGCCTGAATATTTATTCTGTAATCAACGTCAACGACCAACACCCTATATCTTCAGCGATCAAGAAATCCAACATCTCATTGCCTCTGCACAAAAACTTGGTCCATCCGGTACGTTGCGGCCTTATACCTATAGTATTTTATTCGGGTTGCTTGCGACTACGGGGATGCGGGTTTCAGAAGCACGATCATTAAAAATAAACGATGTCACCGTTGACGGATTGGTCATTCGTGAGAGCAAATTCAAAAAAAGTCGATTAATACCTTTGCACGAGACAACATGGTTAGCTCTGAATGACTATCTAACACGGCGATTTCAGGTTTCCTGTCATGATCCACACCTGTTTATTTCACGCCGTGGCAGTAAACTTTCACACACTATCGTATCTGAGACTTTTCGTAAAGTGATGCAATCCGCAGGCATCCATGGAAAACCAGGTCACCGCCAGCCTCGATTAATGGATTTGCGACACAGTTTTGCTGTGAAATCTTTATTAATGTGCACTGGCACACGCGATCATATAAGCCGACATATACTGGCCCTAAGCACTTACATGGGACACGCCAAAGTCCATAGCACGTTCTGGTATTTGGAAAGTACCCCTGAACTGATGGTTGATATTGCCCATAAATGCGAAAGGTTTATCTACGGAGGTGCATCATGA
- a CDS encoding tyrosine-type recombinase/integrase has translation MLKHYFTDPQTLRKYQQGPIGPYLEEFINWFEKRGYTYSYGIRRHIRGADCFARWAEGIEKKWQHPDADVIMNFGKYLQKHRTLKYPCGNYSHDFVGARHFVSFLKEVSNSRQALPESTEPDLFVSFCQWMKIQRGTMDSTLNNYRLTIIDLLKTLGDQPEKYTAETLRTFVVNRANRHGSGNAKTVVTSVRMFLRFLIATGRCTPGIDHAIPTFARWRLATLPKYLPADTVEQVIASCNLSTPVGVRDRSVLLLLARLGLRAGDVASLKLSSIDWQSGVIKVKGKNRQETLLPLPQEVGDALLAYLSYRPKVNDTHVFITAIAPLGHLTYRAVGHIVTRAIHRAGVKAPSNGAHVLRHSAATEMLRQGVSLPTIGAVLRHSSVETTAVYAKVDVKLLQEIAIPWPEVTPC, from the coding sequence ATGCTAAAACACTATTTCACAGATCCTCAAACATTGAGGAAATACCAACAAGGACCGATAGGTCCCTATCTCGAAGAGTTTATTAATTGGTTTGAAAAACGCGGATATACATATAGTTATGGTATACGCCGTCATATCCGCGGCGCTGATTGCTTTGCACGTTGGGCAGAAGGCATTGAGAAAAAATGGCAACACCCCGATGCAGATGTGATCATGAATTTTGGCAAATATTTACAAAAACATCGCACGCTGAAGTATCCTTGCGGCAATTATAGCCATGATTTCGTAGGTGCCCGGCATTTTGTTTCTTTTCTTAAAGAGGTCAGTAACTCCAGGCAGGCACTACCAGAATCCACCGAACCCGATTTATTTGTCTCCTTTTGTCAGTGGATGAAAATTCAGCGCGGTACAATGGATTCTACACTCAACAATTATCGCCTTACTATCATCGATTTATTGAAAACTTTGGGCGATCAACCGGAAAAATATACAGCAGAAACATTGCGCACATTTGTTGTAAACCGTGCCAATCGTCATGGTTCCGGTAATGCTAAAACAGTGGTTACTTCAGTGCGAATGTTTTTACGTTTTTTGATAGCCACCGGTCGTTGCACACCAGGGATAGATCATGCCATCCCTACCTTCGCGCGTTGGCGTCTGGCCACTTTACCGAAATATTTACCGGCAGATACGGTTGAACAGGTCATTGCCAGTTGTAATCTCTCAACGCCTGTCGGTGTACGCGATCGATCAGTTCTATTATTGCTCGCGCGTCTGGGATTACGTGCGGGTGACGTTGCCAGCTTAAAACTCTCCTCAATAGATTGGCAATCAGGCGTTATAAAAGTAAAAGGAAAAAATCGGCAGGAAACCCTGTTGCCTTTGCCACAGGAAGTAGGCGACGCACTGTTGGCTTACCTATCATATCGACCAAAAGTGAACGATACTCATGTATTTATTACCGCCATTGCACCCTTAGGACATCTGACTTATCGTGCGGTTGGCCATATTGTCACCAGGGCAATCCATCGTGCCGGTGTCAAGGCTCCGTCAAACGGTGCACATGTTTTACGCCATTCTGCAGCTACGGAGATGTTACGACAAGGGGTAAGCCTGCCAACGATTGGGGCTGTCTTACGTCATAGCTCAGTTGAGACAACGGCTGTTTACGCAAAAGTCGATGTGAAACTGCTTCAAGAAATAGCCATTCCATGGCCGGAGGTTACGCCATGTTAA